TGCTGAATCCCTCAACAACGTGTTGCGTCATGCCCGAATGATGCCGATTAGAGCGTGTATTGAATATATGTTTGACTACACTAGGCAACACTTTTACGATCAATATCGAGAAGCTTTTCAATGGAATTCACCACTTTCCAAGAACATTTGGAAAATCTATCGCGAACGAGAAATAAGATcccaaacatacaaaacaacatGTTACGATTACCAGAGACGTGTGTACAAGGTCCAGTCAACTTATCAAAGAAGCGGTGAAGGTGGCACCGATTACACCGTAAGGTTTGCTGCTAGAAAGTGTTCATGTGGAAGATGGCAACACCAAAGATTACCTTACTCTCATGCCATTTCTGTTTGTAGCCATCTACATGAAGATGCAACCGTGTTGGGTAGTAAAAAGTACACAACTACTGTATGGAGACAACAATATAGCCATTTCTTTAATCTACTCAGAGACATGAGTTATTGGGCAACGGTTGACAGGAAAATTAAGGCTGATCCAACAAGATTGATCAAGCACAGGGGAAGGAAGAAATCGAAACGTTTTCCGGGCCAGATGGATGAACGTGAAAAGCAGAAACCAAAGTGTGGTATCTGCAGAGAAGAAGGCCACAACAGAAATACATGTCCTACTAGGTTTCCATAGTTATTTCACGTAatggtttatttagtttatttatgTTTATGTGTGATTTGATTACGTTTTTAATTATGTATTTTGTTACCAATAAAATGTAACCGTGTTTATGTCTATGAATAAAAGTGTTGTTCAAAAATTATTATTCAACTTaagtattatttattataaatCTAGGAAATAATAAACAAAACTAATACAACATTTATTAAATGACTAAACTGTCCACTTCGCCATTTTATAGAAAAATATGTGAGTGTCTGTTTAACAAATGACCAAAGGCAAGTGTTAGTAGTTACCACAATGATAGTACACAAAAATATTTAGAACCTAAATCGACTTAAGCAAGTCGTACCAACTGATACCATTTAGACATTTTTAGTtttacaataattttattaataaacaaGACacatttattaacaatacaacatTTATTAATGAACACCACACGAACTACTTATATAAAACAATTATCTTAAAGTACAATAAGGCCTAGGTGCGTGATAGTATTCACCATCACGATCATAGAGCGTGTCGAATTCAATGGCGTCTTCAAAAACTCCAAATAcaatatacaaaataattttttCACGGCGTATACATGCTTTCCCCGCTATTGTGTACCATTCTTCATCAGACATCATTACCTCGGGTTCAGTAATTCCTTCTTTATAATAGTAGATGTCCATCGAACGTTCATCTTCCGGTAACTTACTTCGAAGAAACTCTTCCAACTTCTCCATACCAAAGCCACATATATCTACGTTTTCAAACGTAGATATCTCCCCTTCTGTTAAACGAATTTCATTATTTTCGTAATCAAGATCACACCCGTGATGAACTTCAATTGACACCATATTTGAAGTCATGATAGATTTGTAGTTTATAATGAATGATGATCATACACTTACTAATATTTATAGGGAAAAATAGCAaataagtatattaaaaaaaaaacatgtaCCAACCAAACCGGTATTTGAAACACCGGTTTCAATAAAAAAACAGTAAATGCTCCATTAACTTCAAAGACCTGCCAACTTTTTACAGACGTATTGGTTTAATGACACGTAGCAAGCTGGTGTTTGAAACACCGGTTTCGAAGATTTTAAATAACCGATCAATCAACCATCGGTCTGCATAAACTACTCCACTTAAACGATTTTCAAACGATTTTCTGTTCAATTTCGTTAAAATTTGTGTTCCTTAATACAAATAAATATGGATAATCAAGTGCGTGGTAGATCTATCCCTCTTAATCCGGATCTATTATTTTTACAATCACTAAACTCACATAGATCGTATTCGATATTTACCGAAAAGATTTCTAGTGATGCACTTATAAAGCCAAAAAGATGTGATTTAACATTTTGGCAACATATTAGTGATCTTCCAAATGAACGAATAAATGCACGGGTTGAAGGTTATCTTAATGCAAAGGGTTTGGGTTTAGTGTGCAAACTCGGTAAAC
This window of the Rutidosis leptorrhynchoides isolate AG116_Rl617_1_P2 chromosome 7, CSIRO_AGI_Rlap_v1, whole genome shotgun sequence genome carries:
- the LOC139859398 gene encoding uncharacterized protein; the protein is MNGSFHKVLTAVGKNANNQILPVAFAIVDNESNESCTWFLGLLQLHVVGNRKLCVISDRHQVGSTANQILFKNAVSALRGVSQEAWDYLVDADLGMWTVYRDSEKSRWGNTMTNIAESLNNVLRHARMMPIRACIEYMFDYTRQHFYDQYREAFQWNSPLSKNIWKIYREREIRSQTYKTTCYDYQRRVYKVQSTYQRSGEGGTDYTVRFAARKCSCGRWQHQRLPYSHAISVCSHLHEDATVLGSKKYTTTVWRQQYSHFFNLLRDMSYWATVDRKIKADPTRLIKHRGRKKSKRFPGQMDEREKQKPKCGICREEGHNRNTCPTRFP